The Maridesulfovibrio hydrothermalis AM13 = DSM 14728 DNA window CAATACTGTGGGTAACAAACAGAACAGTGCAGGTTGTTTCATGCCAAATGCGTAATAATTCAACCTGCATTGTTTCACGAGTTAAGGCATCAAGTGCCCCGAAAGGTTCATCCATGAGCAACACTTTGGGATCATTAGCCAAAGCTCTGGCAATAGCGACTCGCTGCTTCATTCCTCCGGAAAGTTCATGCGGATAGCAATCCTTGAATTTCTCCAATCCGACCAGTTCTATAAAATGAGCTGTACGGCTTTCAATCTCCTCTTTATCAACACCTTGCAGATTGGGGCCGAATGCAATATTTTCCCGTACAGTTTTCCATGGAAAAAGAAGGTATTCCTGAAAAACCACTCCGCAACGGCTGTCCGGACCGACAACAGGATCTCCTTCCAGCAAAAGCTCTCCGCCGGAAGTTTCAACCAGCCCTGCCACCATCATCAGAAAAGTTGATTTGCCGCATCCTGAAGAACCGAGAATCGCAACAAACTCTTTTGGAGCCACGTCCAGATCCACTCCGGCAACGGCGTGAACAGACTCTCCCTTCCTGCCGGAATATATTTTAGAGACTCCTCTGGCCTGAATTATAGCCTTAGAATTTTCAGGAGGATGTTTTTCTAGATTCATAACTAACCGCCTTTTCAGCTCTGACCTTGGAAGTCTTAATCTGCTCCATGAATCCTTCAATCCGCACTTTGAGCTGCCCTTCATCCTGAGATGAATAATCGGTAGTAACATGCAGGAAAGGCAATCCAAGTTTATCTTTAATCAGTTCTCTGACCCGATAGGATTCAATTTCAAAAGGCTGGCAGAACTGCCATGCCAGATCAATGACGCCGTCGATATCAAATTCAGCGCACAAGCGTTCCAAATCTTCAAAACGCTGAGTGTTCGGTGTCATACAGGCGCATGTAACCCGTAAATACCTTTGTGCGATAGCCTCAAGCGGCGGAAGTGTTTCATCGACAAGATCTTCAATACGGGTAACTCCGCCGCACCCTTCAGAACAGACGACCATCCCGCCGGATTCCTCCACCAGCCGGAGCACCTTGCTGCACCCGAGACTGTTTCCAAGACCGGTCCAGAGAATGCGGGGTTTTCCTGCATCACAGGCGTGGATGTTATTCTTATTTCGTTCTTCCAGTTCGTCTGCGAACGCTGAGAGCAGGTTCAGATAATCACTGTGGTCAATGTAATAATTAAGCTTTGAAGTTATGTTGGCAAAATCAAGCCCTGTAATAGGAGGCGGTGACTGTTTTCTTGAATAATGAATGCGGGTCATCAGCTTGCGCTGCTTATTTTTCATACGAATTGCGCGCGATAAATCTTTATCAGTTATGGTAACTCCAAGCTGCTCTTCAAGAAATAATTTTGCGCTTTCAACTTCAGCCAGCCAGTGGGGGAGAGCCGCGGGTTCTTCCGGCTTTTGAGGCAGATCCATAACCTGCATGGGGACATAACGTTCCAGCAGTTCATACATTTTTTTGCGCCCGTCACAGGTCGTTTCTGAAATAATGCAATCAGCCAAAGGAAAGAGAGGACATGTGCCTCCGGTAGCCCTGCCGAATGTGGCCTTTACCTTGGGACATTGATCAGGAGAAAGGATTTCCTCTGCCTTGGCAATCGGCTCATGTGTCGAGCCGCATAAACCGACAGGGATTGCGTTCGCGGCAAGTATCAGCTCGATCGGGCTGT harbors:
- a CDS encoding ABC transporter ATP-binding protein; protein product: MNLEKHPPENSKAIIQARGVSKIYSGRKGESVHAVAGVDLDVAPKEFVAILGSSGCGKSTFLMMVAGLVETSGGELLLEGDPVVGPDSRCGVVFQEYLLFPWKTVRENIAFGPNLQGVDKEEIESRTAHFIELVGLEKFKDCYPHELSGGMKQRVAIARALANDPKVLLMDEPFGALDALTRETMQVELLRIWHETTCTVLFVTHSIVEAVYLADRVVVMSKRPGTIKASLSIDLPRPRVREVTGSEKFREYEKKLRELVWMEM
- a CDS encoding double-cubane-cluster-containing anaerobic reductase, coding for MEFDVTESIQDVHTNLALQLEMAKDEGKKVVGCLCSYSPIELILAANAIPVGLCGSTHEPIAKAEEILSPDQCPKVKATFGRATGGTCPLFPLADCIISETTCDGRKKMYELLERYVPMQVMDLPQKPEEPAALPHWLAEVESAKLFLEEQLGVTITDKDLSRAIRMKNKQRKLMTRIHYSRKQSPPPITGLDFANITSKLNYYIDHSDYLNLLSAFADELEERNKNNIHACDAGKPRILWTGLGNSLGCSKVLRLVEESGGMVVCSEGCGGVTRIEDLVDETLPPLEAIAQRYLRVTCACMTPNTQRFEDLERLCAEFDIDGVIDLAWQFCQPFEIESYRVRELIKDKLGLPFLHVTTDYSSQDEGQLKVRIEGFMEQIKTSKVRAEKAVSYESRKTSS